The sequence below is a genomic window from Leisingera sp. M658.
TCAGTGCAGCTAAGCTGGACAAAGGCCATCACTCCGAACCCTAGCGCCCGGCGGTTCAGGACCGCCTGATACCCCTCGATCACGCCGGTCTCGCTCAGCCGTTTCAGCCGCCGCCAGCAGGGCGTTTCACTGAGCGACAGCCGTTCCGCCAGCTTGGCATTGGACAGCCTGCCATCGCGCTGAAGACAATCCAGGATACGGGCATCTATCTCGTCAATCTGTTCCACAGCGAAAGACTCCTGCTCAATAGTGGCATTTCCAGAAAGACTACGCCGGACTTTTCCAAAACTGTAGAGGCATCAGAAATGCCCTCCCCGGCAGCTGCCTGCTAAAAAGCCTTATCTCTTGCAAACGTCAAAGGAACCTGTCCCGATGAAAGCTGTGCTCTATGAACGCTTTGGTGAAGCACCTGAAGTGGTTTCACTGCCGGATCCGTCTCCGGCGCCCCACGGCGTGGTGATCAAGGTTGAGGCAACCGGCGTGTGCCGCAGCGACTGGCACGGCTGGATGGGGCATGATGCGGATATCACCCTGCCGCATGTGCCGGGCCACGAGCTGGCGGGCACGGTTGCCGCGGTTGGCAAAGATGTCAGCAAATGGCGGCGCGGCGACCGGGTCACGGTGCCGTTCGTTGGCGGCTGCGGCAGCTGCCCGGAGTGCCACGCCGGCCACCAGCAGGTCTGCCACAGCCAGTTCCAGCCCGGCTTTACCCATTGGGGATCTTTTGCCGAATATGTATCCATACATCATGCGGATTTGAACCTGGTAGCGCTGCCGGCAACCATGGGGTTTGCCACTGCCGCCAGCCTTGGCTGCCGCTTTGCCACATCCTTCCGCGCGGTGGCGGATCAAGGCCGGGTTTCAGGCGGGCAATGGGTGGCGGTGCATGGCTGCGGCGGCGTTGGGCTGTCCGCGGTGATGATCGCCACCGCACTTGGCGCCAATGTGATCGCTGTCGATATATCCGGGGAGAAGCTGGCGCTGGCCCGCAGCCTGGGCGCGGTTGCCGGGGTCGATGCCAGCACCGTCGCAGATGCGGCGGAGGCGGTGCGGGAGATCTCCCGCGGCGGAGCGCATGTGTCGCTGGACGCTCTGGGGCACCCGGACACCTGCTTCAATTCGGTCAATTGCCTGCGCAAGCGCGGCAAGCATGTGCAGGTGGGGCTGATGCTGGCGGATCACAGCACGCCGCAAGTTCCGATGGCGCGGGTGATCGCGGATGAACTGGAGATCCTTGGCAGCCACGGCATGCAGGCCCATCGCTATGGTGCAATGCTGGACATGGTGCAATCCGGCAAGCTGGCACCCGGCCGGCTGGTCGGCCAGGAAATCAGCTTGGAGCAATCGGTGGCTTCACTGATGGAAATGGACCGGTTCCAATCCGTAGGCGCCACCGTAATCACCCGGTTCTGAGGCGGCTGGGCGAGGTTTGCACAGTCTCAATGCACAGAAGACATTCAGAACTTGGCAACTTCGGTTCACGAAGACCCTCCCGCGCCCGCGCGGCACCGGCTTTGCCAGTGCCGCTGGCAGCCTTGGGCGCGGCCCGGCGCCATGGCGCCGGGCCGCGCCCAACTGTGAGGGCAATTTCCAAATTGACCCGAACAGGCGGGAGTGCCTCCGCCCCCGTACATGCCAGCAGGATTGGGAGACAGAGCTACCCGGCCAGGAGCCGCAGACCCTGGGTCACGTCAGAGCGCACTGCCAAACGCAAGCCCGGTTCATCCCCGGCCTTCAGTGCCGCAATGATCAGGCGGTGGTTTTGCGGCGGATCGGTGCGGCGCAACCGGCCGTAAAGCGCCCGCATGGTGGGGCCAAGCTGCAGCCAGACAGTCTCGGCCATTGCCAGCATGGCCGGCGCCTGGGCGCGCAGATACAGGGTGCGGTGGAACTCCAGATTGGTCCGGATATAGCCGACCGCGTCACGCTTGGTGACCATCTCGGCCACCGTTCCGTTGATCATCTGCAGCCGGTCGATCAGGGCCATATGCGCGCGCGGCAAGGCACGGCTGGACAGCTCCACCTCCAGCAGCGCACGCAGGGCCGCCAGCTCCTCAATCCGTTCATTTGTCAGTTCCGGCGTTGACACCCGCCCCGAAGAAGACAGGAACAACGCGCCCTCGGCGGCCAGCCGCCGAACAGCCTCGCGCGCAGGCGTCATTGAGACGCCGAACTCGCGGCCGATACCGCGCAGCGTCAGCGCGGCACCGGGGGTGATTTCACCATGCATGATACGGGTGCGCAAAGCGCGGTAGACGCGATCGTGGGCCGGGGCGGCAGCGTCCTGGGGAGAGCGGGCAGTCAGGTTCATCCCCTCAAGTGATCACAAATTGCGCCGCGGTCAAGCGGACAGATCCGCGCGTGTGATCACGGCCAGCGGAAACAGGCGCGGATCACGGCCCCCAGGTCCGGGGCAGCACGTCAGGGGCGGCCAGGCAGCCCTGCCAGGCTGAACCCGGTGCGCAGCCGTTGCAGCGCACTGCCGGGCCCGGCCCCGGCACCATAGGGAAAGGCGCCCGCTGCCTGATCCAGTGTCAGCCCTGCGGCCTGCAGCTGCGCGCAGGCGCTGCCAGCCTCTTCAAAGCGGCCAAGCGTGGCCAATCCCGCGCAGCGCACCGCCTGGGCCAGCTGCGCCTGGGAGTCCAGCGCCAGCGCCGCACTGGCAGTGTCAACGGCAGCCTCCTCTTGCCCCGCATCAAACAGCATCGACGCGCGCAGGCTGTGATAAAGCGCAGACGGCACCGGGTTGAGCCGCAAAGCAGTGGCATAGGCAGCCTCGGCGGCGGCACCCTGCCCCTCCACCTGCAAGAGCCAGGCCCGCAGCAGATGGCCATCTGCATCGTTCGGAAAAGAGCGCTCCAACGCCTGCGCATGGGTCAAGGCGGTGTCCGGCGCGCCGCTGAACTGCGCTGCAAGAGCGCGGATACGCAGAGTGCCCGGTGTTTCGGGCAGCCCCTCGAGCAGCCGCGCAGCCGATGCCGCGCGCTGCGGCAGGCCGGCCAGCGGGCCGGTCAGAATATCCAGGTCAAGCTCTGCCTGCAGCACAAGTGCCTCTGCCAGCCCAGGGGCGAGTTGCAAGGTCTGATGCACGGCTTGCCTGGCCTCTTGCTGGCGTCCAGCCGCCAATTCGCTGCGTGCCGCTAGCAGCTGTATCAGCGCCTGATCCGAAACCGGCGCCCCCGCAACCCTGACCACTGGCAGACTGAAGGCGCCGAGAATATCTGCCGCCACCGCAGGTGCCAGGCCGGACAGGCTGGATTGCGGGCGGGGCGGCAGGGCTGCCTGTCCGGACGGGCTGCGGATATCCAGCCGGATCCCCTGTAACGGAGCAGCAGGCAAGTGGCCGCTGACCAGGAACTCTGTTCCCAGCAGTTTCGCAGCCTGGTCCGGCGGCAGTCCGGCCGCCGCCCGGCTGCTGGCCGGGGCCACCACTGCCAGGCCGGGAACCGCGGCAAGCGCGCGGATCACCTCGCCGGTGAGCGCCTGCGCCAGTTCAGGAGATGCCGAGGCCGCCGTAAAGGGCATCACCGCAACCAGCGGCCGCGTCTGCTCCGCCCCGCTGGCCGCCTGCCCCGCCCCTTGCAGACCCGGCATGCCCGCGGCCCACCAGCCGCCGCCCGCCGCAGCCAGGACCGTAAACGCAGCCAGTGCCAGCCACACAGGCCGCCCTGCCCGCCAGCGCGGTGGCGAAGCTGCCTGGACCGCTTCCTTTGGTGCCGCCACCGGGTGCAGACTGGGCAGCGAGGTCAGCTCGTCGCCGAGCACATAGACCTGCACTGGCTCGGGAATGTTCTTGACCTCATGCAGGCCCAGGTCCTCGAACGCATAAGGAATACGGCCCCGCACCTGGCCATATGCTTCAGCCGACAGGGCCACCCCGCCAAGCGGTGCCAAAGCCTCCAGCCGGGCGGCGATATTGACATCGTCGCCATAGATATCGCCCTGGGCAATCAGCACTTCACCCAGAGTGATACCGATCCGAAGCTGCAAATGCCGGTTGCGGGCGGCGGCGGCCTGGATCCCGGCTGCCGCCTCTACTGCCGAGATCACGCTGGGAAAGACCGCCAGCACCCCGTCGCCCATCAGCTTGATGATCCGGCCCTCATGGCTGCGGATCGCCGGGGCAATCAGGCTTTGCTGCTGCGCCAGAACCTGGTTCAGCGTTCCGGCCTCATCTTCGGCCATCAAGCGGCTGAAGCCGGAGACATCCAGCACAAAAATGGCGGCAAGGCGTCGTTGCGGTTTGTCTGACACGGGCAAGCCTCAAGAACCGGGGAAACTGGAAACAGGTACCTGCCAAGAGGTTAGCCCGCGCATCCGCAGGGTCAAAGCCTTGCCGCTATTCGCCGAACCGGTACCGGTGCAGGCCGGCGCCGTTTTCCCGCAGCCAGCCGCGCGGCGGCTCGTATTGGCCATAGAGGCGTTCCACCACTGCCCAGAAGGCAGACGAATGGTTCATCTCCTGCAAATGCGCCACCTCGTGGGCGGCGACATAACGCAGCACTGCGGGCGGCGCCAGGATCAGCCGCCAGGAATACATCAGCCCGCCATCGGCGGTGCAAGACCCCCAGCGCGACCGGGTATCGCGCAAGGTCAGGCGGCTGTAGCCCTTGCCCAGCCGGGCGGCATAGAAATCCGACGCCTCGGCCAGCCGGTTGCGCGCCAGCTCCTTCAGGTAACGCTGCAAGACCCGCCCCGGACTGTCCCCCGGCACCGCAATACGGCCCGCATCCAGCTGGATGCGCCGCCCTGGCGCGCGCTCAACCACCCGGTTCTGGCCATCAACCGGCAACACCGCGCCAAACCCCGCTTCCACCGCCTCGGGATGCTTTTCCAGATGCGACCGGATCCAATCCGCCTTTTCCTCGGCAAAGGCCAGTGCGGCCCGTTCCGGCAGGCTTTTGGGCAGCGTCAGTGTCACCCGCCCGTCCAGCGAGGAAATCCGCAGGCTGATCCGCCGCGCCCGCGCCGACCGCCGCAGCGTCAGCGGCACCGGCGGGTTTCCGGGCAGGTGGTGTTCGGCCATAGGCGCCCCTTTCCAGGCTTTGGCTTTGACAGTCCCCCCCTCATATGGCAAGGCACCTGAATCGTCGATACGACTCACCAGTTAATCAAGGGGATCCACATGCCCAAGGAAGAATGGGGTGTAAAGCGCATCTGCCCCACCACTGGCAAGCGCTTTTATGACCTGAACAAGAACCCGATCGTCAGCCCCTACACGGGCGAGGCCGTCGCGCTGGACACGGGCAAAACCCGGATGATCGAGGCTGATGCCGAAGATGCGGCAACCCTGAAGGCCAAAGAGAACCTCGAAGGCGATAGCCCGGTTCTGGAAGATGATGATGACGTCGATGTTGATCTGGGCGATGATGTCCTGGACGATGACGATGACGAGGACAACGTTCCGCTGGACGAGATTGCCGACATGTCGACCCCCGAGGACGATTCCTAAGGCATTTCCAGCTGCCCGGGGAAGCGCCTCGCCTTCCCTGGGCAGCCCTCCGGCAGCGCCGGAAAAAAGTTTGGAACCCGGCGCATTTTACGCTTGCAGCCTGCGCCGCCGTCCCTTAAATGACGCTCACACCGCAAGACGGACCGCACCGGAGACGGAACGGACACTGGAAAGCGGACAGGTTTGGGGCCTTAGCTCAGCTGGGAGAGCGCCTGCATGGCATGCAGGAGGTCAGGAGTTCGATCCTCCTAGGCTCCACCAAATCTTCATTGAAAAGCACTAGATAGTTCTGCCTTTCTCGTCAGAGAAGTTGCCTCTCCCCCGAGGATCCGTGTCGATAGCGGTATTTCTGTGTACTGTGACCGAGGGTCCGCAACGCGGACTAAGTGAAAATTCGCTGCAAGCTGCTTCAAAGGCGGCAAACTGCGCGTTTTGTCTGCGGCGACCCGCTGGAAGGGCGGTTTCCGGACCTTCACTGCACCTTTTGGCGGCAGTCGATAGGCCGGTTAAGCCGGTATTCAGAACAGTCAGCTGCGGAGCGCCCCGGAATTCTTATGCCTGGATTTGACCATGACGCAGCGGCCGTTGGTTTTACAGGTTTCAAGCAATACGCTCTTTTGCAAATTTCGCCAGACGGTAATCAGCCAGTGGCCTGCACCGCAAACCGCCTCGCTGGAGCAAAATGTTGCTTCCGTGCTATTGCTGGTGATTGTATTGGACTGCCAAACCCTTGCTTTGAAAGGCCCCGATGCATGGACAAGTTCAGCCTTGATGCGACTGATATTCGCATCCTCAGCGCAGTCCAGAAGCACGGCCAGCTTAGCAAAACCAAGCTGGCGGAGATCGTCAACCTGTCGCCGACCCCGTGCTGGGCCCGGCTTACGAAATTGAAGGCAGCCGGGTTCATCCGCGGCTACCACGCCGACGTTGCACTCGACCGGGTCTGTGATTTCACGCAGGTGGTCGTGACCGTCTCTCTCACACATCACCGCAAGTCTGATTTTGACCGTTTCGAGGGCCATATCCGAAAGCTGGACGAGGTCACCGAATGCATCGCCACAGGCGGTGGCATGGATTACGTCATGAAGGTCTTTACACCAAGCCTGGCAGCATTTCAGGAGTTGATGGAAACCCTGCTGGCGGCCGAACTGGGGATTGACCGCTACATGACTTACATCGTGACGCGCCACGTCAAATCTTCCCAGCCGAATCTTTCCGGGTTGGCGGCCAGGTCCGGCAATTGACCGGAAGCGTCTGAACGGTCTGCAAGCCTGTCTGACATCAGTCCGATTGGTCTGCCCAGGTCTTGTTTTTCAGTCCGCTCCCGGCCCGCCTGTGCGGGTAATCCTTCACCCAGTTCAAACAGTCCGCGGTTGATCGGACCACCGGTGCAAAGGGTGAAAGACATGACGCAATCAAACAGTTTCGGGTTCGGCACACAGATCCGCAAATCCCCCTATTTCGACGCCACCGAGCGCTGGGGCGCCAAGGGTTTCTCGGTGTACAACCACATGTACATCCCGCGCGATTTCGGCGATCCGGAGCAGAACTTCTGGAACCTAGTGAACGACGCGATCCTGTGCGAT
It includes:
- a CDS encoding zinc-dependent alcohol dehydrogenase family protein, whose protein sequence is MKAVLYERFGEAPEVVSLPDPSPAPHGVVIKVEATGVCRSDWHGWMGHDADITLPHVPGHELAGTVAAVGKDVSKWRRGDRVTVPFVGGCGSCPECHAGHQQVCHSQFQPGFTHWGSFAEYVSIHHADLNLVALPATMGFATAASLGCRFATSFRAVADQGRVSGGQWVAVHGCGGVGLSAVMIATALGANVIAVDISGEKLALARSLGAVAGVDASTVADAAEAVREISRGGAHVSLDALGHPDTCFNSVNCLRKRGKHVQVGLMLADHSTPQVPMARVIADELEILGSHGMQAHRYGAMLDMVQSGKLAPGRLVGQEISLEQSVASLMEMDRFQSVGATVITRF
- a CDS encoding GntR family transcriptional regulator; amino-acid sequence: MNLTARSPQDAAAPAHDRVYRALRTRIMHGEITPGAALTLRGIGREFGVSMTPAREAVRRLAAEGALFLSSSGRVSTPELTNERIEELAALRALLEVELSSRALPRAHMALIDRLQMINGTVAEMVTKRDAVGYIRTNLEFHRTLYLRAQAPAMLAMAETVWLQLGPTMRALYGRLRRTDPPQNHRLIIAALKAGDEPGLRLAVRSDVTQGLRLLAG
- a CDS encoding adenylate/guanylate cyclase domain-containing protein, translating into MSDKPQRRLAAIFVLDVSGFSRLMAEDEAGTLNQVLAQQQSLIAPAIRSHEGRIIKLMGDGVLAVFPSVISAVEAAAGIQAAAARNRHLQLRIGITLGEVLIAQGDIYGDDVNIAARLEALAPLGGVALSAEAYGQVRGRIPYAFEDLGLHEVKNIPEPVQVYVLGDELTSLPSLHPVAAPKEAVQAASPPRWRAGRPVWLALAAFTVLAAAGGGWWAAGMPGLQGAGQAASGAEQTRPLVAVMPFTAASASPELAQALTGEVIRALAAVPGLAVVAPASSRAAAGLPPDQAAKLLGTEFLVSGHLPAAPLQGIRLDIRSPSGQAALPPRPQSSLSGLAPAVAADILGAFSLPVVRVAGAPVSDQALIQLLAARSELAAGRQQEARQAVHQTLQLAPGLAEALVLQAELDLDILTGPLAGLPQRAASAARLLEGLPETPGTLRIRALAAQFSGAPDTALTHAQALERSFPNDADGHLLRAWLLQVEGQGAAAEAAYATALRLNPVPSALYHSLRASMLFDAGQEEAAVDTASAALALDSQAQLAQAVRCAGLATLGRFEEAGSACAQLQAAGLTLDQAAGAFPYGAGAGPGSALQRLRTGFSLAGLPGRP
- a CDS encoding M48 family metallopeptidase, translating into MAEHHLPGNPPVPLTLRRSARARRISLRISSLDGRVTLTLPKSLPERAALAFAEEKADWIRSHLEKHPEAVEAGFGAVLPVDGQNRVVERAPGRRIQLDAGRIAVPGDSPGRVLQRYLKELARNRLAEASDFYAARLGKGYSRLTLRDTRSRWGSCTADGGLMYSWRLILAPPAVLRYVAAHEVAHLQEMNHSSAFWAVVERLYGQYEPPRGWLRENGAGLHRYRFGE
- a CDS encoding TIGR02300 family protein is translated as MPKEEWGVKRICPTTGKRFYDLNKNPIVSPYTGEAVALDTGKTRMIEADAEDAATLKAKENLEGDSPVLEDDDDVDVDLGDDVLDDDDDEDNVPLDEIADMSTPEDDS
- a CDS encoding Lrp/AsnC family transcriptional regulator produces the protein MDKFSLDATDIRILSAVQKHGQLSKTKLAEIVNLSPTPCWARLTKLKAAGFIRGYHADVALDRVCDFTQVVVTVSLTHHRKSDFDRFEGHIRKLDEVTECIATGGGMDYVMKVFTPSLAAFQELMETLLAAELGIDRYMTYIVTRHVKSSQPNLSGLAARSGN